Sequence from the Longibacter salinarum genome:
CAATGAGCGAAGTCATCGGGTCTTTCGCGCGATCGGGATCCACAGCGAAGAAGGTTTCTTCGGCCACGTTCCGGCGCATATGGTCAATTCGGCGAGCCACGCGAAAGGGAATACCCCGAGAACGGTCGAAACGGCTCCACAGCGACCACGATAGCGGAAGCCCGCCGAAGCAATCGCGCAGACGCTCGGCCATTGCCGTCTCGTGAGAGATGTCGGATAGCAATCCCCTTTCGACGAGAGTTTCACGAATCTCGTCGGGTCGGGAGGAAGGGGACTGGAGCAAGCCGTGAAGGGTATCAATCAGCGAGAGAAGACGCTCAATGACGACCTCGTCGTTGAAGTGGCTTAGTACATAGCGTCGGCCCTCGGCCCCCATGGCCTCACGACGGCGTTGATCGGTTGCGAGGTCGTAAACCGCGTCAAAAAGCTTCGACCACTTTGCTACAACGTATCCTGTCTGGCCATTGCGTACGACTTCACACTGGCTGTTGTCGCGACTGGGTGTAGAAAGGGTTACGACCGGCACGCCGCACGCTTGCGATTCTGCCAGAACGTTTCCGAACGTCTCGCCCTGACGTGTGATGTGCATAAAGATATCGAATGCTCCGTACGCACGTCTAAGTTCGGTCGGGTCGTCAATTCGATCCAGGATTCGGATGTAAGGCCGCGTCTTCGGATCAAGCATGCCTACTGCGGATCTGAATTTCTCTGACGGCGCGACGGAGACGAGCCAGGCATTCACCCCACAAGCTCGAAGGCGTCGGACAAGGGGCAGAAGAGACGAATGAGACTTCCCAGCATATGATTGACCAACCCGACCCAGCAGCACAGCATCATCGGGGATGCCGTGCGATTGGCGCCAGTCCGTTCGGAGTTTCGACGACGTGGGGAAAAAGCGATCACCACGCACGGCATTCGGTACCGTGACGAGTACCGGCTTCGACGACGCTCGGCTCTTTCGATTCAGTGAGCGTTGTTCATAGGCCCAGCAGCACCACGATGACAACTGGCAACTGGCATGAAGAAGAGACTCGTAGGAGCTTGGCTCACCCCATATATTCTTCTCGATAAAAACAGTTTGTCGCGACAGTCGGCTCTTCAAAAGCGGGACCAGAGACGCTGGGACGCTGTGGGAGTGAATATGAACAGCGTCAGGAGACCATTCCTCGACCTCCCGTAATACGGCGTCCGTTCTCGCCGTACCGGGATTCATGACGCCGATCCAGGTCGGTACGCCCTCTGCTTCAAGATCTGCATACATCGGACCGCTTTCAGCCGCCCACAGCCGGGAATCACGTCCACAGCGAGCATAACCCGTTGCGTAATTCGTCGATACACGTTGGACCCCGCCCGTCTTCAATCCTGGTGTAATCGTGAGTATTTTCTGAGCGCGCGACATGAGGGATAAATATCTGAGTACAAAACACGAAGGCTACAAGGAAGACGTAGCCTTCGAACGGCCGTTCATGCCCGTTATCGCCGATACGGACAGCAACAGGTCATCACGGCGCTTGGCGCGCGTGTAGCCGGTTAGGAAGCCTCGATGCCACGCAAATTGATAGGCTTCGATAAATCGTCTGTCAGAAGCGAAGGAACGCGCCACGATTGACCGAAGACCCTGGGTAATCCAGTTCATGTAGAGCCACACCGGCGTGTGTGTCTTATTCGACGCCAAATGTTTCGCGCATAACGTCCATCCCGGCCACAACGCCTCGCGATACCGACGATCGAGGATCCATTCTTCCGTGTATGTTGCGGGAGATACGCGATGTTCTACACGGGCGTCGGGGACAAATATCGGTTCGCAGCCTGATTCCTGAAGTCGAATTTGCATCTCCGTTTCGTCCCCGACCGAATTTAAGGTGGATCCGGGACCCAGCCGTGGATCGAATCCTCCGGTCGCGCGCAGGTCGTGTGCGTAGGCCGCCCAGTTAAAGCCCATAAATCCCGTAAACCTTCTATCCTTGGTAACGGGGTTGTGGATTCGATCTTGCGCTGAAGCGGGGAGGTATGCTTTTATATGGGTTGGAATGACACGGTTTTTTGGCGTTTCATGTGGCCCTCCGAAATAGGCTCGTTTGGGGGCAGATTCTGCTGCGTGAACGTATGCGTTTAGAATGTCGGAATGGAAGGTGATGTCGTCGTCCGTAAAGAAGATGAGTCCATCTTCGATCGCGCGGAGAGCTGCATTCAGAGCCGATGTTTTTCCCGGACGACTGCGAAAGATATACTGAAGATTTGGGATGCCCGTGTTCGTAGAGGACAGATGACGCAATGTCGCAGAATCACCGTTCTCTACAATGACCGTTTTGTTGTAGCATGAGGGAAAATCACACGAAGCAAGCGACTGAATTGTGCGCGACAGTTTTTCCGTTCGGCTCGAGGCTGCGATGACGATGGAAAGGGAGAGAGGGTGTGTGCGCATAGTCGAGGACCGGTTCGACGAAACATCAAGGGGCGGGCCAGTAGTCAAACAGGGGAATTCCCCCATGGTGCTGAGTTGTGAAACGACTCGACGGAATGGTGCAAGCAGACTAATTCGACAATCGTCCTGGATCGGGCACCTGCCTCGCGCGGTGGACGTATCAACGGGACAATCGGAGCACCAAAAGGGTCAGGCTTGAGGCTGTGCCGATCAGTGTGCTGATCATGCGTAGCCCGATCGTTCGGCGTCGCTTCACTTCAATAGCTAATATATCGTTGTTCTGAAGATCTGGGTATGACGACCCCTCCTCCAATATGTCCTCGATCTTTTCCCGGTAGATCTGTTTTCGTTCGCCACCAACGGATCGGTAGATCACGACATATGGAGTCGATCGCTGCCCGATTTGATCGAGGCCGATTCCTGGAACCTGAACGACGGAGAGAAACTCGACGAGATCGACATCTCGCTCAACGCGCCAAATACCGGGTCGATTGGCTTCTCCCCAGACGTTCACAATCATCGTGGCTTCTCCAGGGCGGGCGTATGTTTGGATATTTGCGTCCGTCGGGGTGCTTCCTGAACCGGCTACGCCCTGCGCATACGTTGATAAAGGCACGCCAGTAATGAAAACAATCACAGTCAGAAACGACGCAAGACGGCGCAGCTCGGAGTTGGACATAGACCTATCACGGAAGGGGGAATTCAGTGTGCGAGAAGATTACGGGCACGACGAGATACGTGGATACTCCTCTGGATTACTGAGGGGTATCAATTTGGGCATAAACATCAAGGTTCGCGATCATGCCAGAAACTGAAATACGGCTGCCACGGGAGTAACCGCGGCAGCCGCGAGACCATTCAGTTTCTTTTTTTTGTAACTGGAAAAACGTCGGCCTCATGAATGAATGAGAGATGAGCCGGTCTCCTCTCTTGGTGTCACCGGTTCTATCGGATGATGGTCATTTTTCCAGTTCGACTTATCGATCGGTCATCGATCTTCACCGTCAGGCGATACAAGTACATTCCTGCCGCCAGGTTACCTGCCTCCAGTGTCAGCCGCTGGTTTCTTCCGGCCTGAATGCCGCGTTCCGGTACGCGGATGACGCGTTGTCCCAGGACATTGTAGACGTCCATGCTAACGACAGCAGGTATGGGTACGTCAAGCACAATGTCAGTCGACGAATGGAATGGGTTCGGGTAATTCCCTTTCAGCTCGAAGGACGAAGGGACGTCCTTCAAAGCACTAAGTGGCAACGACAGTCTGAGCGAGGACACGGTTGAATCGTTGAGAACAAAGGTGGCCCCATCCCTCAGGTCATACGTTCGTCTGCTGGCTCCGCCTCCAACTTCCTCTGCGGTCCCGGCCGCAGCCTTTCCGGAGACGGATACGGAAATGGGATACGCAGACGCCTGCAGCGAAATCGTGCTCGTTGTTGTAGTGAGTAGACGACTATCTCCGTCGAAACGGACGTCGAATGAGCCCGTCGGTGGTTTAGGAGGCATCGCATACTGATCCACGATGGCAGGGTTATTCACGTCCGAGATCTGAAGGACTTGCGTCGCCCCATGTGCATCTTTGAATTGCATCGACATCCGAGGTTCGACTGGTTCGGCATCGGACATCGACTTTGAGCTCGCGATCGTGGCGGAGGAAGTACAATCGAGCGTGATAGTGATTGGGTCCGAAACACGAACCCAGATCCCCTCGAATGGCACCGTCGATGTCGTTGTGGTGTAGCTTCCGTTGCTATAACGGTACGCAGTAACCACCTCGGAGGGGAGAGGAACCGTGCAGTTCGGCCCCGAAATCAAATTCCAGCCCGTGTTCAGGTGCACCCGTACGGATGTAAGCGGGAATCCATCGTACGTCTGGGATCCCCCCGCGGGGGCATTTATCCAGTACCCTTGACCATTCCGGACCTGCGAGAAGGCGACATATCCACCATTGTACCCCAGGATCGAACCTGGCTCAATGAGGGGAAGCAAGGTCGCCGACGGCACAGCTCCTACGTCATAAGACAGTCCCCATAGGGTCCAACCGGTTCCAATTGACTCCGTAAAGCTCGCCAGATCGGCCGGGTCATACGGTGAGAATGTGATCGTCAGGGTTGAGGGAGTCCCCGAAAGAGTGGTCGAGGACTGAGACTTCATGTTCACGACGTTCGAACTCGACGATGAGCTCATCTCGAACGTGCCCAACGGTAACAGTGCAGGCTCCCACGAAAGTGTAATTGGATTCGTGCTTCCTTGTACATCTAGTGTCCACTCGAGGGTAGACGGATAGGTTACGCTCGGACGAATATCCGTGAATAGGTCAAAGCTGCCTCCTATGAATCGCGCGTCGAATGCGTCCACAGGCGGAGTAGGCGGTGCCTTGACATCCTCGCCAGGGTCGAAGCCACTGGTTGCCGTTCCCGACGTGCCGAACGAACGTTGAAGGGTTACTGAACCAGAGGTAACGGACATCGAGGCGACGAACGAGTCAGACGTCGGCAAAGGCTCGAACGTTGCCGTGATGAGATAGTCGGCATTCATGGTGAACTCGATCGGGTTGTTTGTCCCGGTGCGTTCTCCAGACCAACCTGCGAAGTACCATCCGCTTGCCGGTACGGCTTCGACCGACACGACAGTGCCTTGATCATAAAAGTCCTGGTTAGGGCTTTTCACGATGCTTCCCTCGCCCACGACCTGCGTATTAAGCGTGTACTGCTCGATTTGCTCGGAGAAGGTTGCTGTAACAGCAATGTTGGAGTCGACCGTGACCGAAATCGGGTTTGACGTGCCCGTCACATCACCGGACCAGCCAGCGAAAAGCCACCCTGAGCCGGGCTCTGCAGTGAGTTCGACACTTGATCCAGCATCGTACGATGCTTGATCCGGAGTTTTCGTCACCGTTCCAGTGCCTTGGGTCGAGGTCGACACCGTGTATGTGGCGCTTGTGGACTCGGTGAACGTTGCACTAACGGTCACATCGGAGTCCATCGTGACACTGATTGGGTTTGTCGATCCCGTGACATCACCGGTCCACTCGACGAACTCCCAGCCGGCTGCTGGCGTGGCCGTGAGCTCGACGATCGTTCCAGGTGCATACGTGCTTTGGTCCGGGGATTGGGTGACCGTCCCGCTTCCCTGGACATTTGTCGTCAGCGTGTAAGACACCGATGTGTCTTCACTCAAGACTTCGATTGCGCTGACCTTCGCGTTGTTTACTACGCTGGTGAAGTTCAGAGTCAGGGATCCGTCTGAGACTGTTATCCCTGATACTTCTTTAACGAGCGCCGTTAAGGGGGCTCCCGTCTCTGCGAGGATGTCGAAATCGTCGAGGATCAGTGAGCCTTCAGCGGATACATCGAATACCCGCTGTCCAGGGTCATTCGTCCCGCGTTCGACGCCGAAGAACAGTTCCGCAAAGTGTAGTCGGACCGTATATGAGCCGTCGCTCACCGGAATGTCGTAGGTCATGTCCCCGTACCGCTCCGTTCGGTAGAGTGGGTCCTCTTGGGTCCCCGCAATCGCGGTGGTGCTACTTACCTTATATTTGGTTCCGCCGGAGTTGTATTGATCACCGCTCCATACTTCACCCGTGGTCGCTGTGTATGCTGACCCGCCAGTGTTCAGGCGCTGTTCCGATACCAGCTGGAGGGGCTCATATTTAAGTAGGACCCGGTCAGACGGGTCGCTCTGAGAGCCGGATTGGTCGACAACGACCGCGCTCAGTACGTTGTAGCCGCCGTCTGCAGAGCTATTCAGCAAGTTGATGGAGATCTCCGCTGTGCCGTTGTTGTCAAGCGTAGCCGTATACTCCTGGACTTGCTTAACACTGTTCACATCATACGGCGAGACCTGGTAGCCACCGGTTGACGGAAGATGGAGGGCAGCCTCGGTCTGCAGGAGTCGAACGGTCTCGCCGGGCGTGCCCGTTACGCGGACGGTCTGCCCAGCGCTGTTCACTGTTGTGGGGAGCGTGGTGATTCCATCAATAGAAATCGATGGCGTTGCGGGTCGACCGCTTTTCGCTATCGCCACGCCCCCGCTAGTCGTCGAAGATCCATATCCACGGAAGATCTTGCTCGAGTAGCTCAACCCCGTCGAAAATGTCATCTGGACATCTGTGCCCGTAAGCTCAAGGCCAGAAACATGGGCGGCATTGTTTGGCCCCGGAGGTTCCGTGCCTTTGATGCTTGTTGGATCCACATCGACGGAAAATGAAAAGCTTTCGGTCGGGTCGAACTCTGTAAACGTCAGTTCGAGCACACCGTACCCGTCGTCCCCATCCGTCCCGTTTGTGGGTTCGACAAAGGAATGTCCCGAAAAGCCTGTTGATGAACCTCCGTCTGCAGGGGTCAGTGTCACAGCATCAGTTGCACCGGCCGTTCCGAGTGGATCGAATACAGCGTCGGAAATCAGAGCAGATCGAAGGTCAATACGGACGGACTGGATGAGCTCACCGTCGGCAGAATCGTTTGTCACAACAAATGCTCCGGATGAGGAAGTTGTGGCGTCGATGGTCCCATTCTGCGTTACGGCTAAGGTACCAGCCGATGTCTGCGGCGCCTCTTCAATCCGGAAGTACTCGTAATCAGCCTGGAATGTACTTGCACTGCCCCCCGTTGTGGCCATGGTACCAACCGCAAGGCCCGTGGGTAGACCGCTGCTGGAAAGCGTATGCGATCCTGTCATCGCGTCCAACAGCGCGCCGGACACCGAGACCGAGGTTCCGAGCTTCACCTCAGGATTCGAACCCACTGCATATGCCGCCTGTACCGTAGATGCGTCAGGGTCGATGTAGATAAATAGGCTGACATTCTCTGCTGTATCGACGAGTCCATTTACGGGAAATAGTTGGCGCGATACGCTATCATCGGACTCAATTACAAACTCAAGGCCTCCATCGGCTCCCTGCGCGGAAAAGTCAGAACTCGCACTGAGGGTGAGCGAGACAAAGTTGGATTGGTCTCCTGTACCCACGAATATGCCCTGCTCAAAACCGTCGGTCGGCGCGTTGTTAAAGTACGACCCGATTAGCTGGGCCTCGACGCGGTATGGTACGCTGGGCGGTGCGATTCCGAATTGGAAGCCATTGCTCAGATTGTTCGTTGTGCCATACGCTGTGCCGCTTCCGACCTCAATGATAGAAAACTGTCCGGTTGCTCCGCCCGTCAAGAGGTTTGAGGGCTCAAACATGGACTTGTAGTCGGTCGACCCATTCGTCATGAGCCCAGTAAATCCGATGCCGCCGGCGAGATTGACGTTCAAATCCGCAAGGAACAGGTCCTTGAAGGCGGGGACATTCAGATTTGTGCCGTTCGATCCATCAACCTGAAACGGGTCGGTTAGATCGGCTTCGCCGTCGTTGTCGTCATCCGGATCATTCAGATCCGATACGAGAAAGTCCCGGGTGCCACTGTCAATCTCTTCTTGCTCCAGGGCAGCGTCATTATTGAGCGGGACGTCTGATGCGGAGCATGCGTTGACGCCGTTGTCAATCTCATCTGCGTTTGTGTAATTGTCGCCATCTTCGTCGATCGTATCGTCGTACGTTCCGCTGCACAGCAGGTCTTCGTCAGGCTCGAGTATAGCAATCGAGCCTCCACCGCCGTACGTCGCAACCCAGATAACACCCGGGTAGGGTGAGTCGTCTCCTGTAATGGTAAGGTCAAGCGGTGCGGACAGTCCTGAGGCGAGATTGGAGGTCGTAACCACACCTGTTCCCGACG
This genomic interval carries:
- a CDS encoding glycosyltransferase, which encodes MRTHPLSLSIVIAASSRTEKLSRTIQSLASCDFPSCYNKTVIVENGDSATLRHLSSTNTGIPNLQYIFRSRPGKTSALNAALRAIEDGLIFFTDDDITFHSDILNAYVHAAESAPKRAYFGGPHETPKNRVIPTHIKAYLPASAQDRIHNPVTKDRRFTGFMGFNWAAYAHDLRATGGFDPRLGPGSTLNSVGDETEMQIRLQESGCEPIFVPDARVEHRVSPATYTEEWILDRRYREALWPGWTLCAKHLASNKTHTPVWLYMNWITQGLRSIVARSFASDRRFIEAYQFAWHRGFLTGYTRAKRRDDLLLSVSAITGMNGRSKATSSL
- a CDS encoding glycosyltransferase family 4 protein produces the protein MSRAQKILTITPGLKTGGVQRVSTNYATGYARCGRDSRLWAAESGPMYADLEAEGVPTWIGVMNPGTARTDAVLREVEEWSPDAVHIHSHSVPASLVPLLKSRLSRQTVFIEKNIWGEPSSYESLLHASCQLSSWCCWAYEQRSLNRKSRASSKPVLVTVPNAVRGDRFFPTSSKLRTDWRQSHGIPDDAVLLGRVGQSYAGKSHSSLLPLVRRLRACGVNAWLVSVAPSEKFRSAVGMLDPKTRPYIRILDRIDDPTELRRAYGAFDIFMHITRQGETFGNVLAESQACGVPVVTLSTPSRDNSQCEVVRNGQTGYVVAKWSKLFDAVYDLATDQRRREAMGAEGRRYVLSHFNDEVVIERLLSLIDTLHGLLQSPSSRPDEIRETLVERGLLSDISHETAMAERLRDCFGGLPLSWSLWSRFDRSRGIPFRVARRIDHMRRNVAEETFFAVDPDRAKDPMTSLIGQLTHLRLHT
- a CDS encoding InlB B-repeat-containing protein, giving the protein MSGLRRVTRRYFTSWATTLNGYLFLLLLLVSLLLYPVSAVAQSFTTSTLQNLDLSAPTSLQFGPDGRLYVAQQNGLIQAITISKGSANNYTATAVESITAIQSIPNHNDDGTLAPSEWQGQRQVTGIYVSSNPQDESLPVLYVGSSDPRIGAGSDGSDANLDTNSGVLTKLTYDGTSWSAIDLVRGLPRSEENHSVNGIQMDATSNTLYVAVGGHTNAGAPSNNFALTTEYAYSAAVLTIDLATIEALPTKTDSNGRMYKYNMPTLNDPTRTDVGIGVWQTDAAGIEDRHETSFINVDGRFYMIGSRESQTVQTYDPVSASWSAGSTMPTGTGWPGSLHHFQAVEIGGVVYAVGGMTGACCNEPPATNVYEYDTASDSWSIGAEIPVDRRRGGGGAAVYNGQIYLLGGNANGHNGPATAKFDAFDPSTGTWTTLPDAPHARDHFFVTVYNNKLYAIGGRESDPSDGTIFNQTVPEVDVYDFDSGTWSTLAESSNLPTPRAAAPTGLINGEIIVAGGESNLQSNAYDTVEAFNVATETWRTLSPMNSGRHGTQAVVYDNQMYVAAGSPFQGSPQGVTLDVEVLDLSPSSGYTDENDPFGGNDGLNQAKITTDSPVQIYSPGWRNAYDLVLTEGGNLWVIDNGANPGWGGHPLGESDYPSDPDGDLPGTCTNAYDPNEPGSTSMGPGGDPKVNNKDNLHLVTAGYYGGHPAPVRGNDEAGLYLNGAWLEPGDPQLPSDWAEVVPTANPIECDYRSAGDDDGALATWHKLSVNGIAEYLAQGNLQGDLMLASLNDGTIKHVDVDASGTGVVTTSNLASGLSAPLDLTITGDDSPYPGVIWVATYGGGGSIAILEPDEDLLCSGTYDDTIDEDGDNYTNADEIDNGVNACSASDVPLNNDAALEQEEIDSGTRDFLVSDLNDPDDDNDGEADLTDPFQVDGSNGTNLNVPAFKDLFLADLNVNLAGGIGFTGLMTNGSTDYKSMFEPSNLLTGGATGQFSIIEVGSGTAYGTTNNLSNGFQFGIAPPSVPYRVEAQLIGSYFNNAPTDGFEQGIFVGTGDQSNFVSLTLSASSDFSAQGADGGLEFVIESDDSVSRQLFPVNGLVDTAENVSLFIYIDPDASTVQAAYAVGSNPEVKLGTSVSVSGALLDAMTGSHTLSSSGLPTGLAVGTMATTGGSASTFQADYEYFRIEEAPQTSAGTLAVTQNGTIDATTSSSGAFVVTNDSADGELIQSVRIDLRSALISDAVFDPLGTAGATDAVTLTPADGGSSTGFSGHSFVEPTNGTDGDDGYGVLELTFTEFDPTESFSFSVDVDPTSIKGTEPPGPNNAAHVSGLELTGTDVQMTFSTGLSYSSKIFRGYGSSTTSGGVAIAKSGRPATPSISIDGITTLPTTVNSAGQTVRVTGTPGETVRLLQTEAALHLPSTGGYQVSPYDVNSVKQVQEYTATLDNNGTAEISINLLNSSADGGYNVLSAVVVDQSGSQSDPSDRVLLKYEPLQLVSEQRLNTGGSAYTATTGEVWSGDQYNSGGTKYKVSSTTAIAGTQEDPLYRTERYGDMTYDIPVSDGSYTVRLHFAELFFGVERGTNDPGQRVFDVSAEGSLILDDFDILAETGAPLTALVKEVSGITVSDGSLTLNFTSVVNNAKVSAIEVLSEDTSVSYTLTTNVQGSGTVTQSPDQSTYAPGTIVELTATPAAGWEFVEWTGDVTGSTNPISVTMDSDVTVSATFTESTSATYTVSTSTQGTGTVTKTPDQASYDAGSSVELTAEPGSGWLFAGWSGDVTGTSNPISVTVDSNIAVTATFSEQIEQYTLNTQVVGEGSIVKSPNQDFYDQGTVVSVEAVPASGWYFAGWSGERTGTNNPIEFTMNADYLITATFEPLPTSDSFVASMSVTSGSVTLQRSFGTSGTATSGFDPGEDVKAPPTPPVDAFDARFIGGSFDLFTDIRPSVTYPSTLEWTLDVQGSTNPITLSWEPALLPLGTFEMSSSSSSNVVNMKSQSSTTLSGTPSTLTITFSPYDPADLASFTESIGTGWTLWGLSYDVGAVPSATLLPLIEPGSILGYNGGYVAFSQVRNGQGYWINAPAGGSQTYDGFPLTSVRVHLNTGWNLISGPNCTVPLPSEVVTAYRYSNGSYTTTTSTVPFEGIWVRVSDPITITLDCTSSATIASSKSMSDAEPVEPRMSMQFKDAHGATQVLQISDVNNPAIVDQYAMPPKPPTGSFDVRFDGDSRLLTTTTSTISLQASAYPISVSVSGKAAAGTAEEVGGGASRRTYDLRDGATFVLNDSTVSSLRLSLPLSALKDVPSSFELKGNYPNPFHSSTDIVLDVPIPAVVSMDVYNVLGQRVIRVPERGIQAGRNQRLTLEAGNLAAGMYLYRLTVKIDDRSISRTGKMTIIR